One region of Terricaulis silvestris genomic DNA includes:
- a CDS encoding Hsp20 family protein yields the protein MASNELNPLYRTLVGFDRIASLMDTAARLDAAPGYPPFNVEQVDEDSFRIELAVAGFGEDDLNIEFKQNSLLVTGTRKAAEAQRSYLHRGIAERSFERRFGLADHVRVAGAKLENGLLTIELVRELPEIMKPRKIAIGNVTKAKSQPKVVDAANDETEAA from the coding sequence ATGGCTTCTAACGAACTCAATCCGCTCTATCGCACCCTCGTCGGTTTCGACCGTATTGCGTCGCTGATGGACACGGCCGCGCGTTTGGACGCTGCGCCGGGCTATCCGCCCTTCAACGTCGAACAAGTTGACGAAGACTCTTTTCGCATTGAACTCGCCGTCGCCGGCTTCGGAGAAGACGATCTCAATATCGAGTTCAAACAAAATTCGCTGCTCGTCACCGGCACACGCAAAGCCGCTGAAGCGCAGCGCAGCTATCTCCATCGCGGCATCGCCGAACGCAGTTTCGAACGCCGCTTTGGTCTGGCTGATCACGTCCGCGTCGCCGGCGCCAAGCTGGAGAACGGGCTTCTGACCATCGAGCTCGTGCGCGAGCTGCCTGAGATCATGAAGCCGCGGAAGATCGCGATCGGCAACGTAACCAAGGCCAAGTCCCAACCGAAAGTGGTGGACGCGGCCAACGACGAGACAGAAGCGGCTTAA
- a CDS encoding adenylate/guanylate cyclase domain-containing protein, with product MPDAPQTRRLAAILSADIAGYSALSERDAALAIAHVARLRERARAACERHGGRIFNTAGDGVMLEFASATDALGAAFQLCDASQDAKLRIGVHLGEVTPAENNDLLGHGVNVAARLQAEAIAGGVIVSQIVYESVAPELASKLTARGRVRLLKMRETMRVYGFDPTGATRAPVSATPVIAVLAFDTPSREHSTRAFSDGLSEEILYAVSRLQGLRVLGATSSFAFRGRDKTKAAKALNATHVLDGSVRRTEDRVRVSAHLAEAETGIVLWSDRYDRPLDDAFQLQEDIATEVAKALTVALGEARRARAPKLTAALSDAYFEAREKMRTGAVAQMQSAATALERIVREAPDFARAWAGLATAKLEILRLSRADRARLVEDAREAAERALGADPSIGEAYAVLAALEGEFFGRWREREALIEKALAVDPNNPLLLFRHGQFLVSTGRVGAGYAQQAAAFELDPLDPMFGAFHGYNVWSRRDKAEGRRILDEAAQRYPDSPFVWFMRLNTAALDGDFATAETLRPEGARLVPGLKDSAAYKAGERMQQLMMAPSPDAFMQLGVDFAAMAEAEPAAALDLGVALSVLGFTGPALQLFGDALDNVDAWRAGALETARPHIGYETALLFIGETIQLRMNPDFAALCVRLGLARYWRETDQWPDCASELPYDFKAACSG from the coding sequence ATGCCTGACGCCCCCCAAACCCGCAGGCTCGCCGCGATCCTCTCCGCCGACATCGCCGGATACTCGGCCCTCTCGGAGCGGGACGCGGCGCTAGCCATTGCGCATGTCGCGCGCTTGCGCGAACGCGCACGCGCCGCGTGCGAGCGGCACGGCGGCCGCATCTTCAACACCGCCGGCGACGGCGTGATGCTCGAATTCGCAAGCGCCACCGATGCACTCGGCGCCGCCTTCCAGCTTTGCGACGCCAGCCAAGACGCCAAGCTCCGCATCGGCGTGCACTTGGGCGAAGTGACGCCGGCGGAGAACAACGATCTACTCGGACACGGCGTCAACGTCGCCGCGCGGTTGCAAGCCGAGGCGATCGCTGGCGGCGTTATCGTTTCGCAGATCGTCTACGAAAGTGTAGCGCCTGAACTCGCCTCCAAGCTCACCGCGCGCGGCCGCGTGCGTCTGCTCAAGATGCGCGAGACCATGCGCGTCTACGGCTTCGACCCCACCGGCGCCACGCGCGCGCCGGTTTCCGCGACACCCGTCATCGCCGTGCTCGCCTTCGACACGCCATCGCGCGAACATTCCACCCGCGCCTTCTCCGATGGCCTCTCCGAGGAAATCCTCTACGCCGTCTCGCGCCTGCAAGGTCTCCGCGTGCTCGGCGCCACATCGAGTTTCGCCTTCCGTGGCCGCGACAAAACCAAAGCGGCCAAAGCCCTGAACGCCACCCACGTGCTCGACGGCTCCGTGCGACGCACCGAAGATCGCGTCCGCGTCTCCGCGCACCTCGCCGAAGCCGAAACCGGCATCGTGCTCTGGTCTGACCGTTACGACCGCCCGCTCGACGACGCGTTCCAGCTGCAAGAGGACATCGCGACTGAAGTCGCCAAAGCGCTCACTGTCGCCCTCGGCGAAGCCCGCCGCGCGCGCGCGCCCAAGCTTACTGCGGCGCTCTCCGACGCCTACTTCGAAGCTCGCGAAAAAATGCGCACCGGCGCAGTCGCACAGATGCAGTCCGCCGCTACCGCGCTAGAACGCATCGTCCGCGAAGCGCCTGACTTCGCCCGCGCCTGGGCTGGCCTCGCCACCGCCAAGCTCGAAATCCTGCGCCTCTCCCGCGCCGACCGCGCGCGTCTGGTCGAAGACGCACGCGAAGCGGCCGAGCGCGCCCTCGGCGCCGATCCCAGCATCGGCGAAGCCTACGCCGTGCTCGCGGCACTCGAAGGCGAGTTCTTCGGCCGCTGGCGCGAACGCGAAGCGCTGATTGAAAAAGCGCTCGCGGTCGATCCCAACAATCCGCTGCTGCTCTTCCGCCACGGTCAATTCCTGGTCTCCACCGGCCGCGTCGGCGCGGGCTACGCCCAGCAAGCCGCCGCGTTCGAACTCGATCCGCTCGATCCGATGTTCGGGGCGTTTCACGGTTACAATGTCTGGTCCAGACGAGACAAAGCCGAAGGCCGCCGCATCCTCGACGAAGCCGCGCAGCGTTACCCGGACTCGCCCTTCGTGTGGTTCATGCGGCTGAACACCGCGGCCCTCGACGGCGATTTCGCCACCGCTGAAACACTCCGGCCCGAAGGCGCGCGGCTCGTGCCCGGTCTGAAAGATTCCGCCGCCTACAAAGCCGGCGAGCGCATGCAGCAGCTGATGATGGCGCCCTCGCCTGACGCCTTCATGCAGCTCGGCGTCGATTTTGCCGCCATGGCTGAAGCCGAACCCGCCGCAGCCCTTGATCTTGGCGTTGCACTCTCCGTGCTCGGCTTCACCGGCCCCGCGCTGCAACTCTTCGGTGACGCGCTCGACAATGTCGACGCCTGGCGCGCCGGCGCACTCGAAACCGCGCGCCCGCACATCGGCTACGAAACCGCGCTGCTGTTCATTGGCGAAACCATTCAGCTCCGCATGAACCCAGACTTCGCCGCGCTGTGCGTGCGTTTGGGACTAGCGCGCTACTGGCGCGAGACGGATCAGTGGCCCGATTGCGCGAGCGAACTGCCCTACGATTTCAAAGCGGCGTGTTCGGGCTAG
- a CDS encoding glutathione S-transferase family protein, producing MTAPFRLYGAELSPYSVKVRSYLRYKGVPFEWLQRTAAKQEEFQKYAKLPLVPVLVDADDDAMQDSTPMIEALEGQFDAPSITPDEPALAYVAALLEDYADEWLNKAMFHYRWSYPDDQDSAAKRIVAMIFEGAEAPEGIEESVRTRMIGRLHHVGSSPEAAPIIEGSFTRVIGLLDALLGGKDYLFGGKPTLADFGLAGQLAQLLSDPTPGAMIRAQAPNLVRWIERMDNPKAGGGFVSLDSVRDAVAALLREEIAGAYLQWMAANANAVANDASGVSVEAAGHTFTQKPQRYAAKAFAELKRKRGAVNDAALTALLGETGCDAFLLGVTDDAALEEPEGDDGDDGEDSED from the coding sequence ATGACCGCACCGTTCCGTCTCTATGGCGCTGAGCTTTCGCCGTACTCGGTGAAGGTGCGCTCGTACCTCCGCTACAAGGGCGTGCCGTTCGAGTGGCTGCAGCGCACCGCCGCGAAGCAGGAAGAGTTTCAGAAATACGCCAAGCTGCCGCTGGTGCCGGTGCTGGTCGATGCCGACGACGACGCGATGCAGGATTCCACGCCGATGATCGAGGCGCTGGAAGGCCAGTTTGATGCGCCGTCGATCACGCCGGATGAGCCGGCGTTGGCGTATGTTGCGGCGCTGTTGGAGGACTATGCGGACGAATGGCTCAACAAGGCGATGTTCCATTATCGCTGGAGCTATCCGGACGATCAGGACAGTGCCGCGAAGCGGATCGTGGCGATGATCTTCGAAGGCGCCGAGGCGCCGGAGGGCATCGAGGAAAGCGTGCGCACGCGCATGATCGGGCGGCTGCATCATGTCGGCTCGTCACCGGAAGCGGCGCCGATCATCGAAGGCTCGTTCACGCGCGTGATCGGGCTGTTGGATGCGCTGCTGGGCGGCAAGGATTATCTGTTCGGCGGCAAGCCGACGTTGGCGGATTTCGGTTTGGCCGGCCAGCTGGCGCAACTGCTGTCGGACCCGACGCCGGGCGCGATGATCCGCGCGCAAGCGCCGAATTTGGTGCGCTGGATCGAGCGCATGGACAATCCGAAAGCGGGCGGCGGTTTCGTGTCGCTGGATAGCGTGCGCGATGCGGTTGCGGCGTTGCTGCGCGAGGAGATCGCGGGCGCTTATCTGCAATGGATGGCGGCGAATGCGAACGCGGTGGCGAACGATGCGTCGGGCGTGAGTGTTGAGGCTGCCGGGCATACCTTTACGCAGAAGCCGCAGCGTTATGCGGCGAAGGCGTTCGCGGAGCTGAAGCGCAAGCGTGGCGCAGTGAATGACGCGGCGCTGACGGCGCTGCTGGGTGAAACTGGGTGCGATGCGTTCTTGCTGGGCGTGACGGATGATGCAGCGCTCGAAGAGCCGGAAGGCGACGACGGCGATGATGGTGAAGATTCAGAGGATTGA
- a CDS encoding cold-shock protein has translation MATGVVKWFNMAKGFGFIAPDEGGQDVFVHVSAVERSGLTGLREGQAVSFDVENDPRKNKPSAVNIKPV, from the coding sequence ATGGCTACGGGTGTGGTGAAGTGGTTCAACATGGCGAAGGGCTTCGGCTTTATCGCGCCGGATGAAGGCGGCCAGGACGTGTTCGTACACGTGAGTGCTGTCGAACGTTCGGGCCTGACTGGCCTTCGTGAAGGCCAAGCGGTGAGCTTCGACGTGGAGAACGATCCGCGTAAGAACAAGCCGTCCGCGGTGAACATCAAGCCGGTCTAA
- a CDS encoding KpsF/GutQ family sugar-phosphate isomerase: protein MSDRIDPDAAVAAGQETIRAEAKALETLAVALAGELKEPFVEAARLLIGAEGRVIVSGMGKSGHIARKIAATLASTGTPAQFVHPAEASHGDLGMILEDDCVLAISRSGETAELSDLLYHCRRMSIPVIGMTFKPGSSLAKASTAALVLPECGEASEDAPAPTTSTTMCLALGDALAVALIKARGFSKDDFGAIHPGGKLGAALKRVRDIMRVGGEDPLVSPDISVPDAMKAMSVGGIGAAGVVENGKLIGIITDGDLRRKLTPEMFAKTAKDIMTAAPKTIAPDAPIADAIAIMNAKRITLLFAVEDGRPVGVVHMHDLLAAGVR from the coding sequence ATGAGCGACAGGATTGATCCCGACGCGGCGGTGGCTGCGGGGCAGGAAACTATTCGGGCCGAGGCGAAGGCGCTGGAGACGCTGGCGGTTGCGTTGGCGGGCGAGCTGAAAGAGCCGTTCGTGGAAGCGGCGCGGCTGCTGATCGGCGCGGAGGGGCGCGTCATCGTCTCGGGCATGGGCAAGTCCGGGCACATCGCGCGCAAGATCGCGGCGACGTTGGCGTCGACCGGCACGCCCGCGCAGTTCGTGCATCCAGCGGAAGCCAGCCACGGCGATCTCGGCATGATCCTGGAGGACGATTGCGTGCTGGCGATCTCGCGCTCGGGCGAGACGGCTGAGCTTTCGGATTTGCTGTATCACTGCCGGAGGATGTCGATCCCGGTGATCGGGATGACGTTCAAGCCGGGCTCGTCGCTGGCGAAGGCGTCGACCGCGGCGTTGGTGTTGCCGGAGTGCGGCGAAGCCAGCGAGGATGCGCCGGCGCCGACGACGTCGACGACGATGTGCTTGGCGTTGGGTGACGCGCTGGCGGTGGCGCTGATCAAGGCGCGTGGCTTCAGCAAGGACGATTTCGGCGCCATCCATCCGGGCGGCAAACTAGGTGCGGCGCTGAAACGCGTGCGCGACATCATGCGCGTCGGCGGCGAGGATCCGCTGGTATCGCCGGACATCTCCGTGCCGGATGCGATGAAGGCGATGAGCGTTGGCGGCATTGGCGCCGCCGGCGTGGTCGAGAACGGCAAGCTGATCGGGATTATCACGGACGGCGATCTGCGCCGGAAGCTGACGCCGGAAATGTTCGCGAAGACCGCGAAGGACATCATGACAGCCGCGCCGAAAACCATCGCGCCGGATGCGCCGATTGCGGATGCGATTGCTATCATGAACGCGAAGCGGATCACGCTGCTGTTCGCGGTTGAGGACGGGCGGCCGGTGGGCGTGGTGCACATGCACGATCTGTTGGCGGCTGGGGTGCGGTGA
- a CDS encoding glycosyltransferase has translation MATAAPISFLVSRFPNPSETFIQAQAEGLLERGASVEITAFAAGDPERLGALRLKWENRFNVHYVPLPKTLGARLVAAPQAFMDKRAFPAVFDGGRFGDDASSLRLLIAASRWPKEPPKPRVWLAHYGRWGRFACALRDLGLIRGPIATVFHGRDMSSYLKKNPDAYASLFQRGDLFLPISELWREKLLKLGAPADRTLVHRMGVDTSRFKLAPRVLREGEPVKFIGVGRMVEKKGFDDAVRAFASLRREHGFENATLTLIGDGEMRDYLENFATSLNLGGLVRFAGLLPHAEVRRELSEAHMFVLPSKTAANGDMEGIPVALMEAMAQGMPVLATRHSGTPELVEHDVSGLLCKEGDWRTLSANMAVLARAPERWAAMGEAGSARVRAEFDLKVWNDRLLQRLNLLGAGKRALEPVET, from the coding sequence ATGGCGACAGCGGCGCCCATCTCGTTTTTGGTCTCACGGTTTCCCAATCCGTCTGAGACCTTCATCCAGGCACAGGCCGAGGGTCTGCTGGAGCGCGGCGCTTCGGTTGAGATCACGGCGTTCGCTGCGGGCGATCCCGAACGGCTCGGCGCGCTTCGCTTGAAATGGGAAAACAGATTCAACGTTCACTATGTGCCGTTGCCCAAGACCTTGGGCGCGCGGCTAGTGGCTGCGCCGCAAGCGTTCATGGACAAGCGCGCATTTCCCGCCGTCTTCGATGGCGGGCGCTTTGGCGATGACGCGTCTTCGCTGCGGCTGCTGATCGCGGCGTCGCGCTGGCCGAAGGAGCCGCCGAAGCCGCGCGTGTGGCTGGCGCATTATGGTCGCTGGGGGCGGTTCGCTTGCGCGCTGCGAGATCTGGGGCTGATCCGTGGGCCGATCGCGACGGTGTTTCATGGCCGGGATATGTCTTCGTATCTGAAGAAGAATCCGGACGCGTATGCGTCGCTGTTTCAGCGCGGCGATTTGTTTTTGCCGATCAGTGAGCTGTGGCGTGAGAAGCTATTGAAGCTGGGCGCGCCGGCGGATCGAACTTTGGTGCACAGGATGGGCGTGGATACGTCGCGCTTTAAGCTGGCGCCGCGCGTGTTGCGCGAGGGCGAGCCGGTGAAGTTCATCGGCGTTGGCCGCATGGTGGAGAAGAAAGGCTTTGACGATGCGGTGCGCGCGTTTGCGTCGCTGCGGCGCGAGCATGGCTTCGAGAATGCGACGCTGACGTTGATCGGCGATGGCGAGATGCGGGATTACTTGGAGAACTTTGCAACCAGCTTGAACCTCGGCGGGTTGGTGCGGTTCGCGGGGCTGTTGCCGCATGCGGAGGTGCGGCGCGAGCTTTCGGAGGCGCACATGTTCGTGCTGCCGAGCAAGACGGCGGCGAATGGCGACATGGAAGGCATTCCGGTCGCGCTGATGGAAGCGATGGCGCAGGGCATGCCGGTGTTGGCGACGCGCCATAGCGGCACGCCGGAGCTGGTGGAGCACGATGTTTCGGGCTTGCTCTGCAAGGAAGGCGATTGGCGCACGCTCTCGGCCAACATGGCGGTGCTCGCGCGCGCGCCGGAGCGTTGGGCGGCGATGGGCGAAGCAGGCTCAGCACGGGTGCGCGCGGAGTTTGATCTCAAAGTGTGGAACGACCGGCTGTTGCAGCGGCTGAATTTGTTGGGCGCTGGCAAGAGGGCACTGGAGCCGGTGGAAACTTGA
- a CDS encoding LysR substrate-binding domain-containing protein: protein MSYLPSLQTLRAFEAAGRLKSYSKAAEELGLTHGAVSHRIRELEERLGVTLFRRVANTMVLTADGQLLEVQVRQGLSLLEQAFAPRSPRPSAKANRHIVMTSVPSLASTWLFTRLGQYRAANPDIDIDLRVSEKLSDYKKEGIDLGVRLGAGGWSGLNAIKLFDEALTPVCTPEYRDRLNLREPADLARATLLRNPFTPWAQWFRAVGLDWPEPSTGPKFDDAPLLLRSALDGQGVALGRQWLAVDELRSGRLVTPFDLTIQDDFAYWLVWPTGRSANPEATRFREWLEAQAALEEPPCPIGARMS, encoded by the coding sequence ATGAGCTATTTGCCGTCCCTACAAACGCTCCGCGCCTTCGAGGCGGCGGGCCGTCTGAAGTCCTATTCCAAGGCCGCCGAAGAGCTTGGCCTGACCCACGGCGCAGTCAGCCACCGCATCCGCGAGTTGGAGGAGCGCCTCGGCGTCACCCTCTTCCGCCGCGTCGCCAACACCATGGTGCTCACCGCCGACGGCCAGCTCTTGGAGGTGCAAGTGCGCCAAGGCCTCTCGCTGCTCGAGCAAGCCTTCGCCCCGCGCTCACCGCGCCCCTCCGCCAAGGCCAACCGCCACATCGTCATGACATCGGTGCCGAGCCTCGCATCGACCTGGCTCTTCACCCGCCTCGGCCAATACCGCGCCGCCAATCCCGACATCGATATCGATCTCCGCGTCTCCGAGAAGCTGAGCGACTACAAGAAGGAAGGCATCGATCTCGGCGTCCGCCTTGGCGCCGGCGGTTGGTCCGGCCTGAACGCGATCAAGCTGTTCGACGAAGCGCTCACGCCCGTCTGCACGCCGGAATATCGCGATCGCTTGAATTTGCGCGAACCCGCCGACCTCGCGCGCGCCACGCTACTGCGCAATCCGTTCACGCCGTGGGCGCAGTGGTTCCGCGCCGTTGGCCTCGATTGGCCCGAGCCCAGCACCGGTCCCAAGTTCGACGACGCACCGCTGTTGCTCCGCTCCGCGCTCGACGGCCAAGGCGTCGCCCTCGGCCGCCAATGGCTCGCGGTCGACGAACTCCGCTCCGGCCGCCTCGTCACGCCATTCGACCTCACCATCCAGGACGACTTCGCCTACTGGCTGGTATGGCCCACCGGCCGCAGCGCCAACCCCGAAGCCACCCGCTTCCGCGAATGGCTCGAAGCCCAAGCCGCGCTGGAAGAGCCACCCTGCCCAATCGGCGCGCGGATGAGCTGA
- the kdsA gene encoding 3-deoxy-8-phosphooctulonate synthase, producing the protein MNPASVIRIPRVESTPLEIGNNLPLTFICGPCQLESRAHALETAEFLRDVFKRAGAGFIYKTSFDKANRSSLSTKRGAGFETAAPIFEEIRKKIGVPVITDVHLPEQCAEVAEVVDVLQIPAFLCRQTDLLIAAAETGKPINVKKGQFLAPWDMKNVIAKITGSGNPNVMACERGASFGYNTLVSDMRAIPIMKSFGAPVVFDATHSVQQPGGRGDTSGGERQFVPILARAAVAIGVAAVFLEAHPDPDNAPSDGPNMVPFDQLEDLVRDLVAFDKLAKQTAVAAE; encoded by the coding sequence ATGAACCCCGCCTCCGTCATCCGCATTCCGCGCGTTGAATCGACGCCGCTCGAGATCGGCAACAATCTGCCGCTGACCTTCATCTGCGGCCCCTGCCAACTCGAGAGCCGCGCCCACGCGCTCGAAACGGCGGAATTCCTGCGCGACGTGTTCAAGCGCGCCGGCGCCGGCTTCATCTACAAAACCAGCTTCGACAAAGCCAACCGCTCCAGCCTCTCCACCAAGCGCGGCGCGGGCTTTGAAACCGCAGCGCCCATCTTCGAAGAGATCCGCAAGAAGATCGGCGTGCCTGTGATCACCGACGTGCATCTGCCCGAGCAGTGCGCCGAAGTCGCTGAAGTCGTCGACGTCCTGCAAATTCCGGCCTTCCTCTGCCGCCAGACCGATCTGCTGATCGCCGCCGCCGAAACCGGCAAGCCGATCAACGTCAAGAAAGGTCAGTTCCTGGCGCCGTGGGACATGAAGAACGTGATCGCCAAGATCACCGGTTCGGGAAATCCAAACGTGATGGCATGCGAACGCGGCGCCTCGTTCGGCTACAACACGCTCGTCTCCGACATGCGCGCAATCCCGATCATGAAAAGCTTCGGCGCGCCCGTCGTGTTCGACGCCACGCACAGCGTCCAACAACCCGGCGGCCGCGGCGACACGTCGGGCGGCGAACGCCAGTTCGTCCCGATCCTCGCCCGCGCTGCCGTCGCGATTGGCGTTGCAGCCGTCTTCCTTGAAGCTCACCCTGATCCAGACAACGCGCCAAGCGACGGCCCCAACATGGTGCCGTTCGATCAGCTCGAAGACCTGGTCCGCGACCTCGTCGCCTTTGATAAGCTCGCCAAGCAAACCGCGGTCGCCGCGGAATGA
- a CDS encoding UDP-glucuronic acid decarboxylase family protein, producing MFERRVLVTGGSGFLGSHLCDRLVARGDDVVSADNLFTGRKRNVAHLIGKPNFEFLRHDVTFPLYVEVDQIYNLACPASPVHYQHDPVQTTKTSVHGAINMLGLAKRLRARIFQASTSEVYGDPDVHPQPEEYWGRVNPIGIRSCYDEGKRCAETLFFDYYRQHKLDIRVARIFNTYGPRMHPNDGRVVSNFIVQALKGQDITLYGDGLQTRSFCYVDDLIDAFIAFMDKDGDLPGPINLGNPVEFTMVQLAETVIELTGAKSKLVYRPLPSDDPKQRQPNIEKAKELLGWQPKVPLRDGLTKTIAYFDGLLKEGDPLIVGR from the coding sequence ATGTTTGAACGGCGCGTCCTCGTCACTGGCGGCTCAGGCTTCCTCGGCTCTCACCTTTGCGATCGCCTGGTCGCGCGCGGCGACGACGTCGTCTCCGCCGACAATCTGTTCACCGGCCGAAAGCGCAACGTCGCCCATCTGATCGGCAAACCGAACTTCGAGTTCCTGCGCCACGACGTGACCTTCCCGCTCTATGTCGAGGTCGACCAGATCTACAATCTGGCCTGCCCGGCGAGCCCCGTGCACTACCAGCACGACCCGGTGCAAACGACGAAGACGAGCGTCCACGGCGCCATCAACATGCTCGGCCTTGCCAAGCGCCTGCGCGCGCGCATCTTCCAGGCGTCAACGTCCGAGGTGTACGGCGATCCCGACGTGCATCCGCAGCCCGAAGAATATTGGGGCCGCGTCAATCCGATCGGCATTCGCTCCTGCTACGACGAAGGCAAACGCTGCGCCGAGACGCTGTTCTTCGATTACTACCGCCAGCACAAACTCGACATCCGCGTCGCCCGCATCTTCAACACCTACGGCCCCCGCATGCATCCGAACGACGGCCGCGTCGTCTCCAACTTCATCGTGCAAGCGCTGAAAGGCCAAGACATCACGCTCTACGGCGACGGCCTGCAAACGCGCAGCTTCTGCTACGTCGACGATCTAATCGACGCCTTCATCGCCTTCATGGACAAAGACGGCGACCTCCCCGGCCCGATCAATCTCGGCAATCCGGTCGAATTCACCATGGTGCAGCTGGCGGAAACCGTAATCGAACTCACCGGCGCGAAATCAAAACTCGTCTATCGCCCACTCCCGAGCGACGATCCCAAACAACGCCAACCCAATATCGAAAAGGCCAAAGAGCTGCTCGGCTGGCAACCCAAAGTCCCGCTCCGCGACGGCCTCACCAAGACGATCGCTTACTTCGACGGCCTCCTGAAAGAAGGCGATCCGCTGATCGTTGGGCGGTGA
- a CDS encoding bifunctional diaminohydroxyphosphoribosylaminopyrimidine deaminase/5-amino-6-(5-phosphoribosylamino)uracil reductase RibD: MTDVDFMRRALSLAAPGVGQTGDNPSVGCVIVAGDVVIGEGATAAGGRPHAEEFALAQAGERARGGDVYVTLEPCARRSTGGMSCADLLIGAGVARVVIATGDPHPFAAGVGVARLRAAGIAVTSGVMDAEARALNAAFFSRWDRP, translated from the coding sequence ATGACCGATGTCGATTTCATGCGGCGTGCATTATCGCTTGCGGCGCCAGGTGTGGGACAGACTGGCGATAATCCTTCCGTTGGCTGCGTGATCGTGGCGGGCGATGTTGTTATCGGCGAGGGTGCTACGGCCGCTGGAGGCCGGCCGCATGCGGAGGAGTTTGCGCTGGCGCAAGCGGGCGAGCGCGCTCGCGGCGGCGATGTTTACGTGACGCTGGAGCCGTGCGCGCGGCGGAGTACGGGCGGGATGTCGTGCGCGGATTTGCTGATTGGCGCGGGCGTTGCGCGCGTGGTGATCGCCACGGGCGATCCGCATCCGTTCGCGGCGGGCGTTGGCGTGGCGCGGCTACGAGCTGCTGGCATCGCAGTGACGAGCGGCGTGATGGATGCCGAAGCTCGCGCGCTCAACGCCGCGTTCTTTTCGCGCTGGGATCGCCCTTAA
- the gpmA gene encoding 2,3-diphosphoglycerate-dependent phosphoglycerate mutase, with the protein MTFIALLRHGQSQWNLENRFTGWVDVDLTPEGEAQARRSGVLLADSGVPFDKLYTSVQTRAIRTGNLALDAAKLAWLPVERSWRLNERHYGALTGLNKAETAAKHGDAQVTVWRRSYDVPPPPLDGGEFDLSNDRRYAGVDVPKTESLKLTLERVLPYWDERIAPDLSAGKNLIIAAHGNSLRAIMKHLFGVADDQIVHVEMPTGNPLLIELDASLKPKSARYLDASRAETLPASPA; encoded by the coding sequence ATGACTTTCATCGCCCTTCTGCGCCACGGCCAGAGCCAGTGGAATCTCGAGAACCGCTTCACCGGCTGGGTGGACGTGGATCTGACGCCCGAAGGCGAGGCGCAGGCCAGGCGGAGCGGGGTGCTGCTGGCCGACAGCGGCGTGCCGTTCGACAAGCTCTACACCTCGGTCCAGACCCGGGCGATCCGGACGGGGAATTTGGCGTTGGACGCCGCGAAGCTGGCGTGGCTGCCGGTGGAGCGGAGCTGGCGGCTGAACGAGCGCCACTATGGCGCGCTGACCGGGCTCAACAAGGCCGAGACAGCGGCGAAGCATGGCGACGCGCAAGTTACGGTGTGGCGGCGGTCGTACGATGTGCCGCCGCCGCCGCTGGACGGCGGGGAGTTCGATTTGTCGAACGATCGCCGTTACGCTGGCGTCGATGTGCCGAAGACGGAATCGCTGAAGCTGACGCTGGAGCGCGTGCTGCCGTATTGGGATGAGCGCATCGCGCCGGATCTGAGCGCCGGCAAGAATCTGATCATCGCCGCGCACGGCAATTCGCTGCGCGCGATCATGAAGCATCTGTTCGGTGTGGCAGACGATCAGATCGTTCACGTCGAGATGCCGACGGGCAATCCGTTGCTGATTGAGCTGGATGCGAGCTTGAAGCCCAAGAGCGCGCGGTATTTGGACGCGAGCCGAGCCGAGACGTTGCCTGCGAGTCCCGCGTGA